A window of the Sabethes cyaneus chromosome 1, idSabCyanKW18_F2, whole genome shotgun sequence genome harbors these coding sequences:
- the LOC128736157 gene encoding serine protease persephone-like translates to MLTLLRFQLIWCGLIIAVKLDRFEGDSCNLANGVSVGVCRLAGECSQLKSVPKKDWITCSFIVNDPVVCCPERADSKLTLSAAPQSRISSKSELKCATFPETPQAADHITGSGSTEAMADDFPHIAALGYSVQTNRESLFRCGASLISHQYLLSAAHCLYPEQPIFARLGVSNLFNYSSNDPPVDVGIESVFIHPNYSSKPLMNDIALLKLNRTITEPFLIPACLFANLTDPAPNVNLSIAGWGSTDPNDFEMSSVLRKANVTTLDRAVCNGTLSRDKSRRSTGQLQTTQLCALGRNEDNETTGDTCVGDSGGPLELAHARRRYIVGVTSNGKLCGSSWPGVYSRVAYYLDWIESVVWQDG, encoded by the exons ATGCTAACGCTTCTAAGGTTCCAACTGATCTGGTGTGGGTTGATAATTGCTGTTAAATTAGATCGTTTCG AGGGTGACAGCTGTAATCTGGCGAATGGCGTAAGCGTCGGAGTTTGTCGACTCGCCGGTGAATGCAGCCAGTTGAAAAGTGTCCCGAAAAAGGATTGGATAACATGTTCCTTCATCGTTAACGATCCGGTTGTGTGCTGCCCTGAAAGGGCGGATTCAAAACTTACTCTATCAGCAGCACCCCAATCGAGGATTTCTTCGAAAAGTGAACTCAAATGTGCCACTTTCCCGGAAACACCACAAGCCGCGGACCACATCACCGGAAGTGGCAGTACAGAAGCGATGGCGGATGATTTTCCTCATATAGCTGCTTTGGGCTATTCAGTGCAAACCAATCGAGAATCACTGTTTCGCTGTGGCGCAAGTTTGATATCGCATCAGTACCTGTTGTCGGCTGCCCATTGTCTCTATCCGGAACAACCTATCTTCGCCCGTCTCGGTGTATCGAACTTATTTAATTACAGTTCGAACGACCCACCGGTGGACGTAGGCATCGAAAGTGTGTTCATTCATCCCAACTATTCATCTAAACCATTGATGAATGACATCGCTTTGCTGAAGCTAAACCGGACCATAACGGAACCGTTTCTGATCCCCGCCTGTTTGTTCGCCAACCTGACGGATCCGGCGCCGAATGTCAATCTGTCGATCGCCGGCTGGGGCAGTACGGATCCGAACGACTTCGAGATGTCTTCGGTGTTGCGGAAAGCAAACGTAACCACGCTGGACCGAGCGGTGTGCAACGGCACTCTGTCGCGGGATAAATCCCGACGCAGTACGGGCCAACTGCAGACCACCCAACTGTGCGCTCTGGGGAGAAATGAAGACAACGAAACGACGGGAGATACCTGCGTTGGTGATTCGGGCGGACCGTTGGAACTGGCGCACGCCCGGCGACGTTACATCGTGGGTGTAACGTCCAACGGGAAACTGTGCGGCTCAAGCTGGCCCGGTGTCTACAGCCGGGTGGCGTACTATTTGGACTGGATCGAGTCGGTCGTCTGGCAGGACGGCTGA